A window of the Rhodothermaceae bacterium genome harbors these coding sequences:
- a CDS encoding sigma-70 family RNA polymerase sigma factor has product MYKSRPDDELLVAYVEQGDQLAFQQLVNRHKDRVYGFIIGMVHDAELANDLFQDTFLKVVDVMHRRRGSYTPQGRFLGWILMIARNVVYDHKRSRNKWKDVAGDDENYWDRIPDDAKAPDEELYLKERSQWLDACIESLPPSQREVVLLRQDAGLTFREIAEITDVSINTALGRMRYALINLRAMVERQSQRYAPKMDQLENGQLPAKTYV; this is encoded by the coding sequence ATGTACAAATCCCGGCCTGACGATGAATTGCTGGTGGCCTACGTGGAGCAAGGAGACCAACTCGCTTTCCAGCAGCTTGTTAACCGCCACAAGGATCGTGTCTATGGCTTTATTATCGGTATGGTCCACGATGCCGAACTAGCCAATGATCTTTTTCAGGACACGTTTCTAAAGGTCGTTGATGTGATGCATCGACGTCGTGGGAGTTACACTCCACAAGGGCGATTTCTGGGTTGGATATTGATGATCGCACGAAACGTCGTGTACGACCACAAGCGAAGTCGGAATAAATGGAAGGATGTAGCAGGTGACGATGAAAACTACTGGGATCGCATTCCTGATGATGCCAAGGCACCAGATGAAGAATTGTATCTCAAAGAGAGGAGTCAATGGTTGGATGCCTGCATCGAATCACTCCCCCCGTCACAGCGGGAGGTCGTGTTATTGCGGCAGGATGCAGGATTAACATTCCGGGAAATCGCCGAGATCACAGATGTATCAATCAACACAGCACTCGGGCGTATGAGATACGCCCTCATTAACCTAAGGGCTATGGTTGAGCGGCAATCGCAACGTTATGCCCCCAAGATGGATCAGTTAGAGAACGGGCAGTTACCTGCCAAAACATATGTCTAA
- the radA gene encoding DNA repair protein RadA, whose amino-acid sequence MAKTITRYCCQECGYSSPKWLGKCPGCNFWDTMVEEKGTGRRHIATHVAIPQPIDEVEIGEMPRIVTGSQELDRLMGGGIMRGSIALVAGDPGIGKSTLMTELGRYLDPLTVLYVSGEESARQVKLRAQRLDAASENVLLLAETNTEAILGAIEDSVPDVIVIDSIQTLYDPDVSSAPGSVTQIRESAAALMQLTKKMNAATFLVGHVTRSGSIAGPRVLEHLVDTVLYFEGDQNHGYRILRAVKNRFGSTNEIGVFEMTGAGLKEVLNPSEIFLSERQNGATGSCVICAMEGTRPLLMEVQALVSPTSYGTPQRTSTGFDPKRLQLLLAVLEKREGLVLGGQDVFLNVAGGMRAEEPAADLGVAVAIASSLHDISADQCGVLIGEIGLGGEVRGVSRLETRLRECAKLGFETAVVPSRSLQEFSPPNNIRVVGVESISEVLELLLS is encoded by the coding sequence ATGGCAAAGACAATAACACGGTACTGCTGTCAGGAGTGCGGATACTCGTCCCCCAAGTGGCTGGGTAAATGCCCTGGATGCAATTTCTGGGATACCATGGTAGAGGAGAAGGGAACCGGTCGCCGTCATATAGCGACCCATGTGGCGATCCCACAGCCGATTGATGAGGTAGAGATCGGGGAGATGCCTCGAATCGTCACGGGCTCACAGGAACTGGATCGTCTCATGGGGGGAGGGATTATGCGAGGATCTATCGCTCTGGTCGCCGGTGATCCAGGGATCGGCAAGTCCACACTTATGACAGAACTGGGCCGTTATCTGGATCCCCTCACCGTACTCTATGTATCCGGTGAAGAATCCGCTAGGCAGGTAAAGCTTCGTGCTCAGCGCCTTGACGCTGCTTCGGAGAATGTACTTTTATTGGCCGAAACAAATACAGAAGCGATCCTGGGAGCGATTGAAGATTCGGTGCCGGATGTTATCGTCATTGATTCGATTCAAACGCTGTATGACCCAGATGTCTCCAGTGCCCCCGGCAGCGTCACCCAGATTCGTGAGAGTGCAGCCGCATTAATGCAGCTCACCAAGAAAATGAATGCAGCGACCTTTCTGGTGGGACATGTCACCCGGTCAGGGTCTATTGCAGGTCCTCGCGTACTGGAGCACCTAGTGGACACGGTACTCTACTTTGAGGGAGATCAAAACCACGGATACCGCATCCTTCGTGCGGTGAAGAACCGGTTTGGGTCAACCAATGAAATCGGGGTTTTCGAAATGACGGGCGCGGGACTCAAGGAAGTTTTAAATCCCAGTGAGATCTTTTTGTCAGAACGTCAAAACGGCGCCACGGGATCTTGTGTCATCTGTGCGATGGAAGGAACCCGCCCCTTATTAATGGAAGTGCAGGCGTTGGTATCTCCAACGTCGTATGGTACTCCGCAGCGCACCTCAACCGGTTTCGATCCAAAGCGACTCCAGTTATTGCTAGCTGTTCTGGAAAAGCGTGAAGGGCTGGTATTGGGCGGTCAGGATGTGTTTCTGAATGTTGCTGGTGGAATGCGGGCAGAAGAGCCAGCGGCAGATTTGGGTGTTGCCGTTGCAATCGCTTCATCTCTTCACGATATCTCTGCAGACCAATGCGGGGTTCTGATTGGCGAGATCGGGTTGGGAGGAGAGGTAAGAGGAGTCAGCCGACTGGAAACACGTCTCAGAGAATGTGCCAAACTTGGATTTGAGACGGCAGTAGTACCATCGCGGAGTCTTCAGGAATTTTCTCCCCCAAATAATATCCGCGTTGTAGGCGTGGAGAGCATCAGTGAGGTACTTGAACTGCTTCTGAGCTGA
- a CDS encoding ABC transporter permease, with amino-acid sequence MPPIVLRITQPFFDIGRFTILMSSAFMSLREMKTYWQNFLIQLVRIGIDSIPIVALAAAFSGAVTTVQTAYQLVSPIIPPKIIGAVVVPSLTMELGAVVTGFILSGRVGARIAAELGTMRVTEQIDALEAMGLNSVGYLIVPRVLAGIVMVPVLYVAACLVGVFGGIAAAELTGVVSTGEFIQGAREHWNYFGPYFGLIKAFVFGFLITAVSCYIGYFTNGGADGVGRSTTRAAVMSCVLILVADLILAVLLL; translated from the coding sequence ATGCCACCTATTGTTCTGCGAATTACTCAGCCATTCTTTGATATTGGTCGCTTTACGATACTCATGTCATCGGCGTTCATGTCGTTGCGTGAGATGAAGACCTATTGGCAGAACTTCCTCATTCAGCTGGTCCGGATTGGAATTGATTCGATTCCCATTGTTGCATTGGCAGCGGCGTTCTCTGGAGCCGTCACAACGGTTCAAACAGCTTATCAGTTGGTTTCTCCCATCATTCCGCCCAAGATTATCGGTGCGGTGGTAGTTCCATCGCTCACGATGGAACTCGGAGCAGTCGTTACAGGATTTATCCTTTCCGGTCGTGTAGGTGCGCGTATCGCAGCAGAACTTGGGACTATGCGGGTTACGGAACAGATTGATGCCCTGGAAGCCATGGGCCTTAATTCCGTCGGATACCTTATCGTTCCACGTGTCCTGGCCGGGATCGTGATGGTGCCCGTTTTATACGTCGCAGCCTGTCTGGTTGGTGTTTTCGGGGGAATTGCGGCTGCAGAACTGACGGGAGTCGTGTCTACGGGAGAATTCATTCAGGGCGCTCGCGAGCACTGGAATTACTTCGGTCCCTACTTTGGGCTGATTAAAGCATTTGTTTTTGGGTTTCTGATTACAGCCGTATCCTGCTACATCGGGTATTTCACTAATGGAGGGGCGGACGGAGTCGGGCGCAGTACGACACGCGCTGCCGTGATGAGTTGCGTCCTTATTTTGGTTGCAGATCTCATTCTTGCCGTCCTTCTCCTGTAA
- a CDS encoding MCE family protein: MDLSIHLTTDNQVKLPIELKIGLTVVLAGIIFYTGIRFFKDLPIFGQAPIYHTELTNSNGLVPGNIVAVNGVGVGSITEVQLTLAGAYISFSVQDDVILTEGTIASAGGLGFMSTVQLDLSLGPPDAPAYEPGSLIPSSVQSDILADIANRTPSVLNRVDTVLAGSSQAISAATELLAGPEGQMQQTLTSIRSSAEAFHSVLLAEQGSLQSVLLGIEDLVNTAESFTEDSLGATAAELNEVIEQLSNNLDILETTTNELNILISSINQGQGTLGKLATDDSLYFELQGATAALRRILETFEEDPRQYLEHLKLIDFF; this comes from the coding sequence TTGGACCTCAGCATTCATCTAACAACCGATAATCAAGTGAAGCTACCCATCGAATTAAAAATAGGACTGACCGTTGTCCTTGCCGGGATCATATTCTATACGGGGATACGATTCTTTAAAGATCTGCCAATCTTTGGACAGGCTCCGATCTATCATACGGAACTCACGAACTCAAACGGGCTGGTCCCCGGAAATATCGTTGCCGTCAATGGTGTGGGAGTCGGCTCAATTACGGAAGTGCAGCTTACCCTCGCAGGAGCGTACATCTCATTTTCTGTACAGGACGATGTGATCTTGACAGAGGGGACTATCGCGTCTGCCGGTGGACTGGGGTTTATGAGCACCGTGCAGTTAGACCTGTCGCTTGGCCCCCCGGATGCCCCCGCATATGAACCCGGTTCACTGATTCCCTCTTCTGTGCAGTCAGATATCCTGGCGGACATCGCCAACCGTACTCCCTCGGTCCTGAATCGTGTTGATACGGTGCTCGCAGGCTCTAGCCAGGCAATTAGCGCAGCAACCGAACTGTTGGCCGGCCCGGAAGGCCAAATGCAGCAGACCCTGACCTCTATTCGGAGTTCGGCAGAAGCCTTCCATTCTGTCCTTCTGGCAGAGCAGGGAAGCCTGCAATCGGTCCTCCTAGGAATCGAAGACTTGGTGAACACAGCAGAGTCATTCACGGAGGATTCTCTTGGAGCTACTGCAGCGGAACTTAACGAGGTGATTGAGCAGTTGTCGAACAATTTGGATATCCTGGAAACCACAACCAATGAACTCAATATCCTGATCTCTTCGATCAACCAGGGTCAGGGTACACTGGGTAAACTCGCGACGGATGACTCCCTATACTTTGAACTGCAGGGAGCTACAGCCGCCTTGAGACGGATTCTGGAAACCTTTGAAGAAGATCCCCGCCAATACCTCGAACACTTGAAGCTGATTGATTTCTTTTAA
- a CDS encoding ATP-binding cassette domain-containing protein: protein MIQVQNIYKSFSGRAVLQDVSLDIHEGSTQAIIGQSGSGKSVLMKHVIGLLRPDRGKILVDEVDIGKISYQKLRKVRRQFGVLFQGGALFDSLDAFENVAFPLRTFTTKTEKDIRHEVQKCLDLVQLSNIGSKKTDELSGGMRKRVALARAIALRPRYIIYDEPTSGLDPETSNTINDLIKGLADHLEITSIVVTHDMHSVLQIADCVAFIHDTRMHWNGTIDQLQKSSDETLRAFVKANEYVIGPQHSSNNR, encoded by the coding sequence ATGATCCAAGTACAGAACATCTACAAATCGTTTTCTGGTCGTGCGGTACTTCAGGATGTCTCCCTCGATATTCACGAAGGGAGTACGCAAGCGATTATTGGTCAAAGCGGCTCAGGAAAGAGTGTTCTCATGAAGCACGTGATTGGGCTACTGCGCCCCGACCGTGGAAAAATATTGGTTGACGAGGTCGATATTGGAAAAATTAGTTACCAAAAACTCCGCAAGGTTCGGAGGCAATTCGGAGTTCTTTTCCAAGGTGGAGCACTTTTTGACTCGTTGGATGCATTTGAGAATGTGGCCTTCCCGCTTAGAACCTTTACCACGAAAACAGAAAAGGATATCCGTCATGAAGTACAAAAATGTCTTGATCTGGTGCAACTCTCGAATATTGGCTCAAAAAAGACGGATGAGTTGTCTGGTGGAATGCGAAAACGGGTCGCGCTTGCACGCGCAATTGCACTACGCCCCAGATATATTATCTACGATGAACCAACCAGTGGACTAGATCCAGAAACCTCCAATACGATTAACGATCTGATCAAAGGGCTTGCTGATCATCTCGAAATTACCAGTATCGTGGTTACCCATGATATGCACTCGGTGCTGCAAATCGCCGACTGTGTAGCTTTCATCCATGACACACGTATGCATTGGAATGGGACGATTGATCAGCTGCAAAAGAGCTCCGACGAAACGCTTCGTGCATTCGTGAAGGCCAATGAGTATGTGATTGGACCTCAGCATTCATCTAACAACCGATAA